In Phormidium ambiguum IAM M-71, one DNA window encodes the following:
- a CDS encoding SAM-dependent methyltransferase, translated as MLTTSQPLKEVFFCPEESNFYSHCLETLVLNNCFNSESIVELGSGDGSPVIKSLLRSEFDGMVHGFELNSLACQVANAKIKEYNLGDRYIIHNRCLFDSPKLDATYLVSNPPYLPALDNKLYQPLLHGGIEGICVTKKLLSLGYENVLVLVSSYSNPQGLINYALANDYFVSDFAISPLQFGYYSSEPKVKDRIQELRQEKRAFYSKNIYLLAGVLFTKGVASTGDVSTELIKLMTTL; from the coding sequence ATGTTGACTACTTCTCAGCCTTTGAAAGAGGTTTTCTTTTGTCCCGAAGAATCGAATTTTTATTCACATTGCTTAGAAACATTAGTTTTAAACAATTGTTTTAATTCAGAATCGATTGTAGAACTTGGTTCTGGAGATGGGAGTCCGGTTATTAAGTCATTGCTGAGAAGCGAATTTGACGGGATGGTACATGGATTTGAGCTTAATAGTTTAGCTTGCCAAGTGGCAAATGCAAAGATTAAAGAGTATAACTTGGGCGATCGCTATATAATCCACAATCGTTGCTTATTTGATTCTCCTAAACTTGATGCTACATATCTTGTATCAAATCCCCCCTATCTTCCGGCATTAGATAATAAGCTTTACCAACCTCTATTACATGGCGGCATAGAGGGAATTTGTGTTACTAAAAAGCTTTTGTCATTGGGTTATGAGAATGTTCTAGTTCTAGTTTCTAGTTATTCAAATCCACAAGGATTAATTAACTATGCTCTAGCAAATGATTATTTTGTTTCCGATTTTGCTATTTCGCCTTTACAATTTGGATATTATAGCTCCGAACCAAAGGTAAAAGACAGAATTCAAGAATTACGCCAAGAAAAACGGGCTTTTTATTCCAAAAATATCTACCTTTTAGCAGGTGTTTTGTTTACCAAAGGAGTTGCTTCTACTGGTGATGTATCAACTGAGTTAATAAAGTTAATGACTACTTTGTAA
- a CDS encoding ABC1 kinase family protein, with translation MGKPYKDKAYRWNRENYSRQRRFLDIWGFVLTLMFELWLDSKPWSYPGGMTEDKKAVRRKKQAVWIRDTFLDLGPTFIKVGQLFSTRADLFPSEYVEELSKLQDKVPAFSYEQVEAIIEQDLGKKVPELYRSFDPIPLAAASLGQVHKAQLHSGEEVVVKVQRPGLVKLFTIDLEILKGITRYFQNHPNWGRGRDWLGIYEECCRILWLEIDYLNEGRNADTFRRNFRNADWVKVPRVYWRYTSPRVVTLEYLPGIKISHYEAIETAGLDRKTLAQLGAKAYLEQLLSYGFFHADPHPGNIAVSPEGALIFYDFGMMGKIETNVREQLMETLFGIAGKDGDRVMNSLVKLGALSPTDDMGPVRRSIQYMLDNFMDKPFETQSVNAIADDLYEIAYDQPFRFPATFTFVMRAFSTLEGVGKGLDPEFNFMEVAQPFTMQLMSEGNGFDPANSLLGELGRQAAQVSSTALGLPRRIEDTLEKLERGDIRVRVRSTETDRILRRINGTQMGTTYGLIISAFTLSATILFVHDKVGLAIVAALIAAIVSIALIRLLRRLDRYERMF, from the coding sequence ATGGGAAAACCCTACAAAGATAAAGCCTACCGTTGGAATCGAGAAAATTACTCTCGTCAACGCCGTTTTTTAGACATTTGGGGTTTCGTTCTGACTCTAATGTTTGAATTATGGCTTGACAGTAAACCCTGGAGTTATCCAGGGGGAATGACTGAAGATAAAAAAGCTGTTAGACGGAAAAAACAAGCCGTTTGGATTCGAGATACTTTTCTCGATCTGGGGCCAACTTTTATTAAAGTTGGGCAATTGTTTTCGACTAGGGCTGATTTATTCCCCAGCGAATATGTTGAGGAACTCAGCAAATTACAAGACAAAGTTCCGGCTTTTAGTTATGAACAAGTCGAAGCAATTATCGAGCAAGATTTAGGGAAAAAAGTCCCGGAACTCTATCGTAGTTTTGATCCGATTCCTTTAGCAGCAGCTAGTTTGGGACAAGTACACAAAGCTCAACTACATTCTGGTGAAGAAGTAGTAGTGAAGGTACAACGTCCAGGTTTAGTTAAGCTATTTACGATCGATCTGGAAATTTTAAAAGGCATCACTCGTTACTTTCAAAATCATCCTAATTGGGGTCGCGGTCGAGATTGGTTGGGGATTTATGAAGAGTGTTGTCGCATTCTGTGGCTAGAAATTGATTATCTCAATGAAGGGCGCAATGCTGATACTTTTCGGCGGAATTTTCGCAATGCTGATTGGGTAAAAGTACCTCGCGTTTATTGGCGTTATACTTCGCCCAGAGTGGTGACTTTGGAGTATTTGCCGGGAATTAAAATTAGCCATTATGAAGCGATCGAAACTGCTGGATTGGATCGGAAAACTTTAGCTCAATTAGGAGCCAAAGCTTATTTGGAACAATTGCTTAGTTACGGCTTTTTCCATGCCGATCCTCACCCAGGTAACATTGCGGTTAGTCCTGAAGGGGCTTTGATTTTCTATGATTTCGGCATGATGGGGAAAATTGAAACCAACGTGCGGGAACAGTTGATGGAAACGCTGTTTGGGATTGCGGGGAAAGATGGCGATCGCGTTATGAATTCCTTAGTCAAACTCGGCGCATTATCTCCAACTGATGATATGGGTCCAGTGCGGCGTTCCATCCAGTATATGCTGGATAACTTCATGGATAAGCCGTTTGAAACTCAGTCGGTAAATGCGATCGCAGATGACTTATACGAAATCGCTTACGATCAGCCTTTTCGTTTTCCCGCTACCTTTACCTTTGTGATGCGCGCCTTTTCTACCCTGGAAGGAGTCGGTAAAGGTTTAGATCCTGAATTCAATTTTATGGAAGTTGCTCAACCTTTTACAATGCAGCTTATGAGCGAAGGAAATGGTTTCGATCCTGCTAATAGCCTCTTAGGAGAACTCGGTCGTCAAGCCGCACAAGTTAGTAGCACTGCTCTTGGTCTACCCAGACGAATTGAGGATACACTGGAGAAACTAGAGCGGGGTGACATCCGTGTCCGCGTCCGTTCCACAGAAACAGACCGGATCTTGCGTCGAATTAATGGTACCCAAATGGGAACTACTTACGGACTGATCATCAGTGCTTTTACACTTTCTGCTACTATCTTATTTGTTCATGATAAGGTAGGTCTAGCGATCGTTGCCGCTTTAATAGCTGCAATAGTGTCTATAGCCTTAATTCGCTTGTTAAGACGCTTAGACCGCTATGAAAGAATGTTCTAA
- a CDS encoding class I SAM-dependent methyltransferase — MTAFIEKQEPERKTSEEERFQDDYYSYFESPENATRYTPSVWFLNEAFKEDSFSILDLGCGNGALNKYLPDRCDYLGIDHSEAAIKYCAKLYQNQKFVAKDFSLALPELALENQKFDAIVLAGFLFHYVDKETLELKDDRELVQFCLDKLISDRGYLVIIVPFAYGDHPAHNLYARAQWLQNLVENLLKTVKAKIVYENISLQIGLEEKVRQQKTTPDWFVADRTADYSNKYAGTYMATWTFIASPSIG, encoded by the coding sequence ATGACAGCATTTATCGAAAAGCAAGAACCAGAGCGCAAAACTTCGGAAGAAGAACGTTTCCAAGATGATTATTATTCCTACTTTGAATCACCGGAAAATGCTACCCGATACACACCTTCAGTTTGGTTTTTAAATGAAGCTTTTAAGGAAGACTCTTTCTCTATATTAGATTTAGGATGTGGCAATGGGGCTTTAAATAAATATTTGCCTGACCGATGTGATTATTTGGGTATAGATCACAGTGAAGCTGCAATTAAGTACTGTGCAAAACTATACCAAAATCAGAAATTTGTTGCTAAAGATTTCTCACTAGCACTTCCAGAACTGGCTTTGGAGAATCAAAAATTTGATGCGATCGTCTTAGCTGGATTTTTATTTCATTATGTTGATAAGGAAACATTAGAATTAAAAGACGATCGAGAACTGGTTCAATTTTGTTTAGATAAGCTAATCAGCGATCGCGGATATTTAGTAATTATTGTCCCTTTTGCATACGGCGATCATCCGGCTCATAATCTTTATGCTAGAGCTCAATGGCTACAAAACTTAGTTGAAAATTTGCTAAAAACCGTAAAGGCAAAAATTGTTTACGAGAATATTTCCCTACAAATTGGCTTAGAAGAAAAGGTTAGACAACAGAAAACAACTCCTGATTGGTTTGTTGCCGATCGCACAGCTGACTATTCCAATAAATATGCTGGAACATATATGGCAACTTGGACTTTTATTGCTTCTCCGTCCATCGGCTAA
- a CDS encoding ATP-binding protein, which produces MQKIAFSGFNLYGITLLIEVFILSLMYLLNQVIDVTTSAFVLFFSPVIITAWYGGLKSAVFATVLTGFAIVYFFLPPLNSLILGGEGLIQASLFLIQSFLFITPLSLLHKKINLKENIEITPNQQQNSEYITKLEQTKAALWQTQSWLQTIIENSSNAIYIKDLDGRYLLFNRKCEVLYNISREQVLGKTDYDFLPQEIATTYRCNDRQVIESEKPLEFEESGILNSKTITTISLKCPLYTCEGIPYGICGISTEISDRKLMEQALIKQSEELVQVNRIKDDFLTTVSHELRTPLNSILGWSQVLRSGKLSDKIVAKALETIERNARSQKQLIEDILDVSQIITGKLHLQIGLVDLIPIIEKVINVFQPSIVAKQIKFNFVQNGVKEKILGDSDRLQQVIWNLLSNAIKFTPNGGSIEINLKIEESQYITEEQKAACSSFPLKFAVIEVIDTGIGIEPEFLPFVFDRFRQADGSTTRLYGGLGLGLAIVRHIVELHGGVIHAQSEGEGKGATFTVKLPLVNNL; this is translated from the coding sequence ATGCAAAAGATCGCTTTTTCTGGCTTCAATTTATATGGCATCACTCTTTTAATAGAGGTGTTTATTCTCTCATTAATGTACTTGTTGAATCAAGTAATTGATGTAACGACAAGTGCTTTTGTCCTGTTTTTCTCGCCTGTCATCATCACAGCTTGGTATGGTGGGTTAAAATCAGCGGTTTTTGCGACTGTATTAACAGGTTTTGCGATCGTCTATTTTTTCCTACCTCCCCTCAACTCCTTAATCTTAGGTGGAGAAGGATTAATTCAAGCTTCCCTTTTTTTGATCCAAAGCTTTTTATTTATTACTCCACTCAGTTTATTACATAAAAAAATCAATTTAAAAGAAAACATAGAAATTACACCAAATCAACAACAAAATTCAGAATACATTACTAAACTTGAGCAAACAAAAGCCGCATTGTGGCAAACTCAATCCTGGTTACAAACAATCATAGAAAACTCTTCTAATGCCATTTATATTAAAGATTTAGATGGCAGATATTTATTATTTAATCGTAAATGCGAAGTTCTTTATAACATTTCCAGAGAACAAGTTTTAGGGAAAACAGATTATGATTTTTTACCCCAGGAAATAGCAACAACTTATCGTTGTAACGATCGCCAAGTAATTGAATCAGAAAAACCTTTAGAATTTGAAGAATCTGGCATACTTAACTCTAAAACTATAACAACAATTTCCTTAAAATGTCCCCTCTACACTTGCGAGGGAATCCCTTATGGCATTTGTGGAATATCTACAGAAATTAGCGATCGCAAACTCATGGAACAAGCATTAATTAAACAATCCGAAGAATTAGTCCAAGTTAACAGAATTAAAGATGATTTTTTAACCACAGTTTCTCATGAATTACGTACACCATTAAACTCGATTCTTGGTTGGTCACAAGTGTTGCGTAGTGGGAAACTAAGTGATAAAATTGTCGCTAAAGCTTTAGAAACAATTGAACGTAACGCTAGGTCACAAAAACAATTAATAGAAGATATACTTGATGTTTCGCAAATTATTACTGGAAAACTACATTTACAAATCGGTTTAGTTGATTTGATACCCATAATTGAAAAGGTAATTAACGTTTTTCAGCCATCCATAGTAGCTAAACAAATTAAATTCAACTTTGTTCAAAATGGAGTTAAAGAAAAAATTTTGGGAGATAGCGATCGCTTACAACAAGTGATTTGGAATTTACTATCCAACGCCATTAAATTTACTCCAAATGGAGGCAGTATCGAAATTAATTTAAAAATAGAAGAATCGCAATATATAACTGAAGAACAAAAAGCTGCTTGTTCCTCTTTTCCTCTCAAATTTGCCGTTATTGAAGTGATAGATACAGGTATAGGTATTGAACCAGAATTTCTACCTTTCGTATTCGATCGCTTTCGGCAAGCAGATGGTTCAACTACTAGATTATACGGTGGTTTAGGGCTGGGTTTAGCGATCGTCCGCCACATTGTAGAATTACATGGCGGAGTTATCCACGCCCAAAGCGAAGGAGAAGGAAAAGGTGCAACCTTCACAGTAAAATTGCCTTTAGTTAACAATCTGTAA
- a CDS encoding M14 family metallopeptidase — protein sequence MQTVPATTLTGDKIQGVPVISQLNVNDLEPGKKHRFFFQSVQMGTGQHWYVPIVVAKGAQEGKRISLTAGVHGDELSPVDAVQRIVASLDPAQMSGSAIAIYDLSRPAKEYTERKWPIAQGGGALIDLNRVWPGDEMGNNAPTRHAGLLWNRVFKDNVDVALDFHTASTGSEFTMFIFADFRQPEIRQMAELFPIEQIKNDPGESGSLEMAFVTAGIPAMTIEIGGPRSFDRKKIAMTIEGSMNVFKHYKVIDGAIDRTSKEAGTFIGDTFETIRSTAGGYLEMLVDLRDKVTPGQKVAMQRNSFGDIVAEYTASVSGEIATIARDALSEPGSRVVQILYDTTKPM from the coding sequence ATGCAAACTGTGCCAGCGACGACCCTCACGGGGGACAAGATTCAGGGCGTGCCAGTTATTAGTCAACTGAATGTCAACGATCTTGAACCAGGAAAGAAGCATCGCTTTTTCTTCCAAAGCGTACAAATGGGTACGGGGCAGCACTGGTATGTTCCCATTGTTGTAGCCAAGGGTGCTCAAGAAGGTAAGCGGATTTCGCTGACCGCAGGTGTGCATGGTGATGAGTTAAGCCCTGTGGACGCGGTGCAGCGGATTGTGGCTAGTCTTGACCCAGCACAGATGTCGGGAAGTGCGATCGCAATTTATGACCTCTCCCGTCCAGCAAAGGAGTATACAGAGCGCAAGTGGCCGATCGCACAGGGAGGCGGCGCTTTAATCGACCTGAATCGTGTTTGGCCGGGTGATGAAATGGGCAACAATGCGCCAACACGCCACGCTGGTCTTCTTTGGAATCGGGTGTTCAAAGATAACGTTGATGTGGCGCTGGACTTTCACACAGCTTCTACTGGTAGCGAATTTACAATGTTCATCTTTGCTGACTTTCGCCAGCCGGAAATTCGGCAGATGGCTGAGTTATTCCCGATCGAACAAATCAAAAACGATCCTGGGGAAAGTGGCTCGCTGGAAATGGCATTTGTTACCGCAGGTATTCCAGCAATGACGATCGAGATCGGTGGGCCACGCAGCTTCGATCGGAAGAAGATTGCCATGACCATCGAAGGCTCCATGAACGTATTCAAGCACTACAAGGTGATTGACGGTGCGATCGATCGCACTTCCAAGGAAGCAGGGACTTTTATTGGTGATACCTTTGAAACCATTCGTTCCACCGCAGGTGGTTACTTAGAAATGCTGGTTGATTTGAGAGACAAAGTAACACCTGGACAGAAAGTAGCGATGCAGCGAAATTCCTTTGGTGACATTGTGGCTGAATATACCGCAAGTGTTAGTGGTGAAATTGCCACGATCGCTCGTGATGCTCTCAGCGAACCAGGTTCACGAGTGGTGCAAATTCTGTATGACACCACAAAGCCAATGTAA
- a CDS encoding DUF6825 family protein: MSNPLIQAFFVGRAVAETINQKLESALTNFISEVSKFDAEQRENLRQFTEQVLEKARREEELSMQGRTSGYSSPFSSTANQEQDLQAMIDELRAEVAELRAELQRYRSNRSV; the protein is encoded by the coding sequence ATGAGTAATCCTCTGATTCAAGCTTTTTTTGTGGGTAGAGCAGTTGCGGAAACTATAAATCAGAAGCTAGAGTCCGCTTTGACCAACTTTATAAGCGAAGTGAGTAAATTTGATGCTGAACAAAGGGAAAACCTGCGTCAGTTTACCGAACAAGTTTTAGAGAAAGCCCGACGAGAAGAAGAATTGTCCATGCAGGGGCGGACGAGTGGTTATAGTTCTCCATTTAGTTCGACAGCTAATCAAGAACAAGACCTGCAAGCGATGATTGATGAACTCAGAGCCGAAGTTGCGGAATTACGCGCTGAATTACAGCGTTATCGGAGCAATCGTTCTGTTTAG
- a CDS encoding S8 family peptidase, whose protein sequence is MRKLLLICLFAVGLLWALSNFKGLATQGTYDSIVLDFREDIPAAQISNSLQTISQQYKVSPRLNSEFSNQDNLYIVEGDKNLITALRKSEIGQKTEYIEPNYQYKAFEAPNDPDYVKQWNLRSINVESAWEETKGAGMTVAVIDTGVTKVPDLEQTKFVKGYDFVNDKEEATDDNGHGTHVAGTIAQSTNNNYGVAGVAYEANIMPLKVLSAFGGGTVADIAEAIRFAADNGADVINLSLGGGGESQVLKEAVDYAYSKGVVVVAAAGNENRNSASYPARFPHVISVAATGPSGEKAPYSNFGAGVDISAPGGSKDGQILQETIDPETGASMFAGFQGTSMASPHVAAVAAMVKASGVETPDEIREVLTQSVRKVQEDPLNHFGAGHLDASGAVKLALKGQITFRDFFRWLRENGYLNLRFWLDGGAVALLPKVAMVLGSYLLAWFLRNYLPIWSWSLGSGLIFGSSGLFFLRGFYIFDLPQWPFRVMGSSIPEMGNAITGGTLLNPILASVLIPVVLIALLLGHPIWKWFAIGSTLGVASCLAVNAAVDPGLLWLGDGMVAKTFLIVNALLCFGLARLTIKDEKQRTAV, encoded by the coding sequence ATGAGAAAGCTTTTGTTAATTTGCTTATTTGCCGTCGGTTTGTTATGGGCACTCTCTAATTTTAAGGGTTTAGCAACCCAAGGTACTTACGACTCTATTGTTTTGGACTTTCGGGAAGATATACCCGCAGCCCAAATCAGCAATAGTTTACAAACAATTTCTCAACAATACAAAGTTTCCCCTCGCCTCAACAGCGAATTTTCTAACCAAGATAATTTGTACATCGTCGAAGGCGACAAAAACTTAATTACAGCCTTGAGAAAATCAGAAATTGGTCAAAAAACTGAATATATTGAACCAAATTACCAATATAAAGCTTTTGAAGCCCCCAACGACCCCGACTACGTAAAGCAGTGGAACTTACGCAGCATTAACGTCGAGTCAGCTTGGGAAGAAACCAAAGGTGCAGGAATGACAGTCGCTGTTATTGACACAGGCGTTACTAAAGTTCCTGACTTAGAACAAACAAAATTCGTCAAAGGCTACGATTTCGTTAACGACAAAGAAGAAGCAACCGACGACAATGGACATGGGACTCACGTTGCAGGTACGATCGCTCAATCTACCAATAACAACTATGGTGTAGCTGGTGTCGCTTACGAAGCTAACATCATGCCGCTAAAAGTATTAAGTGCTTTTGGTGGTGGTACAGTTGCAGATATTGCCGAAGCTATCCGTTTCGCCGCCGACAATGGCGCAGACGTGATTAACCTAAGTTTAGGTGGTGGTGGTGAAAGCCAAGTTTTAAAAGAAGCCGTAGACTATGCTTACAGTAAAGGTGTAGTAGTCGTTGCCGCAGCGGGGAACGAAAATCGCAACTCCGCATCTTATCCCGCCCGTTTTCCTCATGTAATTAGTGTAGCGGCTACAGGCCCTTCGGGAGAAAAAGCACCTTACTCTAACTTTGGCGCAGGTGTAGATATTTCCGCCCCTGGTGGCAGCAAGGATGGTCAAATTTTACAAGAAACGATCGATCCTGAAACAGGCGCTTCCATGTTTGCAGGTTTCCAAGGAACCAGTATGGCATCTCCCCACGTCGCGGCAGTTGCTGCAATGGTAAAAGCTAGCGGTGTGGAAACACCAGATGAAATTCGGGAAGTTTTAACACAGTCAGTTCGTAAGGTACAGGAAGATCCACTAAACCATTTTGGGGCAGGACATTTGGACGCTTCAGGTGCAGTTAAACTCGCCTTAAAAGGACAAATTACTTTCCGCGACTTCTTCCGCTGGTTAAGAGAAAATGGTTATCTCAACCTACGTTTTTGGTTGGATGGTGGCGCAGTCGCACTATTACCAAAAGTAGCAATGGTACTTGGTTCTTATTTGTTAGCTTGGTTCTTGCGGAACTATTTACCGATTTGGAGTTGGTCGTTAGGTAGTGGTTTAATTTTTGGTAGTTCTGGACTCTTCTTTTTAAGAGGATTTTACATCTTTGATTTACCGCAATGGCCGTTCCGTGTGATGGGTAGTTCTATTCCCGAAATGGGCAATGCGATTACTGGAGGAACGCTGTTAAATCCAATTTTAGCTAGCGTGTTAATTCCTGTAGTTTTAATCGCTTTGTTGTTAGGACATCCGATTTGGAAATGGTTTGCCATTGGGTCAACTTTAGGTGTAGCTTCTTGTTTGGCGGTGAATGCAGCTGTCGATCCGGGTTTATTATGGTTGGGAGATGGCATGGTTGCCAAAACTTTCCTCATAGTTAACGCTTTACTCTGCTTCGGACTCGCCCGTTTGACAATTAAAGACGAAAAGCAGCGCACAGCAGTATAG
- a CDS encoding AI-2E family transporter → MRPPLLPQASSQFWQTLNNSILIRYILLFGCGWITVILINYFYSTIAIFTGAAIFAALLNYPVVWLSRYLPRAVAITIAFITALVLLLGIVSIIGFQVLNQGQGLLSDIGDIIKEQNSLPFRSFLKQIDISKVVGTLQTGLATGLGIVQGIFSSVFIGIFGAVISLYMLIDGGKLWKSGLRFIPAASRDRFARTFEKSFLGFIRGQLLLMLFLSTTTLVIYPFLGVNYSLILAIIIGLIDAIPGIGATLGVIVVTFLVFASQGFEVALRVVIVSIILIQIQDNYIRPKVMGDALELNPVLLFLALFIGERIAGLLGIFLSIPIAGMISLWMQSNTEETTPLLIENSEDIIK, encoded by the coding sequence ATGCGTCCGCCACTATTACCCCAAGCATCATCTCAATTTTGGCAAACCTTAAATAACTCGATTCTCATCCGTTATATTTTGCTGTTTGGTTGTGGTTGGATCACTGTAATTTTAATTAATTATTTTTACAGTACGATCGCTATTTTCACAGGCGCAGCAATTTTTGCCGCCCTTTTAAATTATCCAGTAGTTTGGCTTTCTCGTTATCTGCCGAGAGCAGTAGCTATTACGATCGCTTTTATCACTGCACTTGTCCTATTACTTGGTATAGTTTCAATTATTGGATTTCAAGTACTAAATCAAGGACAAGGATTACTTTCCGATATTGGAGACATCATCAAAGAGCAAAATTCTTTGCCATTTCGCTCGTTTTTAAAACAAATAGATATTAGTAAAGTAGTTGGTACATTACAAACAGGTTTAGCCACTGGTTTAGGCATTGTACAGGGCATTTTTTCTAGTGTTTTTATTGGAATTTTCGGCGCAGTCATTAGCTTATATATGCTAATTGATGGCGGAAAATTGTGGAAATCAGGACTAAGGTTTATTCCAGCTGCTTCACGCGATCGATTTGCCAGAACCTTTGAAAAAAGCTTTCTGGGATTTATCCGAGGACAACTGCTGTTGATGTTATTTCTCTCAACTACCACTCTCGTAATTTACCCATTTTTGGGAGTGAACTATTCCCTAATTTTGGCAATAATTATTGGCTTAATTGATGCAATTCCTGGGATTGGTGCAACCCTGGGAGTTATTGTAGTGACTTTTTTAGTATTCGCATCACAAGGTTTTGAAGTAGCTTTGAGAGTAGTAATAGTTTCGATTATCCTTATTCAAATACAAGATAATTATATACGTCCTAAAGTCATGGGAGATGCACTGGAATTAAATCCAGTTTTGCTATTTCTTGCTTTGTTTATTGGTGAAAGAATTGCCGGATTATTAGGAATTTTTCTATCAATCCCGATCGCAGGTATGATTTCTCTTTGGATGCAGTCAAACACAGAGGAAACCACACCATTATTAATAGAAAATTCAGAAGACATTATTAAATAA
- a CDS encoding Stp1/IreP family PP2C-type Ser/Thr phosphatase: MKSSFEGVSDPGLVRQVNQDAYYIDPAGRFFIVADGMGGHAGGQEASWIATKTIQSYLDEHWDSTQESKTLLETAFHKANEAILKDQGTHPERSDMGTTAVVLVFRKQKSWVAHVGDSRLYRLSASKLEQITDDHTWVAKARKAGTLTALQAKMHPWRHMLSQCLGREDLAQVEINSLEVTKGDRLLLCSDGLTEELPEAKIAQLLEYPLCDKAATALVEAAKENGGRDNITVVIVAIEDS; encoded by the coding sequence ATGAAAAGTAGCTTTGAGGGTGTTTCTGACCCCGGACTAGTTCGCCAGGTAAATCAAGATGCTTATTACATCGACCCAGCCGGACGATTTTTTATCGTCGCAGATGGGATGGGCGGACACGCGGGTGGTCAAGAGGCAAGTTGGATAGCTACTAAAACTATCCAGTCCTATCTGGATGAACATTGGGATTCTACTCAAGAGTCGAAAACTCTCTTAGAAACGGCATTCCACAAAGCAAATGAGGCAATTTTAAAAGACCAAGGTACGCACCCAGAACGATCGGATATGGGAACGACTGCGGTGGTGCTGGTGTTTAGAAAACAGAAATCTTGGGTAGCTCACGTTGGAGACTCTCGCCTCTATCGTCTCAGTGCCTCGAAATTAGAGCAAATTACCGACGATCATACCTGGGTCGCCAAAGCCAGAAAAGCTGGCACGCTAACTGCCTTACAAGCAAAAATGCACCCTTGGCGACACATGCTATCTCAGTGTTTGGGAAGGGAAGATTTAGCTCAAGTAGAAATTAATTCCCTGGAAGTTACAAAGGGCGATCGCCTTCTCTTATGTAGTGACGGACTGACAGAAGAACTTCCAGAAGCCAAGATTGCCCAGCTGTTAGAGTATCCTTTATGTGACAAAGCTGCCACGGCTCTGGTAGAAGCGGCGAAAGAGAATGGCGGACGAGACAATATTACTGTGGTGATCGTGGCGATCGAAGATTCATAG